A window of the Streptomyces luomodiensis genome harbors these coding sequences:
- a CDS encoding DUF4865 family protein, with translation MLAMQYRITLPADYDMRIIRRRVETKGPLLDDFPGLGLKAYGIRERGVDGSPVHQYAPFYLWTAPEAMNRFLWGPGFQGIVRDFGRPPVEHWHGLAFERGPATGAVPRAATRHATPVPAAADPAAAVEDALARLAERALTDGVHAAALGIDPRGWELIHFTLWEDSAPPSEPGDRYQVLHVSAPDLDALPRGRQW, from the coding sequence ATGCTCGCCATGCAGTACCGGATCACCCTGCCCGCCGACTACGACATGCGGATCATCCGGCGCCGGGTGGAGACGAAAGGGCCGCTGCTCGACGACTTCCCGGGACTGGGCCTCAAGGCGTACGGCATCCGTGAGCGCGGTGTGGACGGCTCGCCGGTCCATCAGTACGCCCCGTTCTATCTGTGGACCGCGCCCGAGGCCATGAACCGCTTCCTGTGGGGGCCCGGATTCCAGGGCATCGTCCGGGACTTCGGCAGGCCCCCGGTCGAGCACTGGCACGGGCTCGCCTTCGAACGGGGCCCGGCCACGGGCGCCGTACCACGCGCCGCCACCCGCCACGCCACGCCGGTCCCGGCCGCCGCCGACCCGGCGGCCGCCGTCGAGGACGCGCTGGCGCGGCTGGCCGAACGGGCCCTCACGGACGGCGTCCACGCGGCGGCCCTCGGCATCGACCCGCGCGGCTGGGAGCTGATCCACTTCACCCTCTGGGAGGACTCCGCACCGCCCTCGGAGCCCGGCGACCGCTACCAGGTGCTCCATGTGTCGGCCCCGGACCTGGACGCACTCCCCCGGGGACGGCAGTGGTGA